One Glycine max cultivar Williams 82 chromosome 6, Glycine_max_v4.0, whole genome shotgun sequence DNA segment encodes these proteins:
- the LOC100802973 gene encoding 50S ribosomal protein L1 produces MAALKLLLSQARRHSLPKCAFSMTSHRSLCASSESNSNPPRRPFEPIPIQPVSYPVKPKPAPPEPQPSPEPQSQSLPPSSPDSQRAWTREDIRYVKDVPSIAPVAYASRGGVAPLPDDRAPVEDAAESERRMIEAENEMRLRMAKAVEEERMKVPFPLLIKPKKNEKPPPLDLNEAIRQVKANAKAKFDETVEAHIRLGVDSKRTEMAVRGTVILPHGAPKAVSVAVFAEGAEAEEAKAAGADIVGGKELIEEIASGKNKLKVDKCFSTPGMAPNLGKIAQYLRKRRLMPDKKLGTLTSDIAGQLKELRQGRVEFKMESKSILHVGLGKVSYKEEALRENISAFMNAVLLAKPAGLKKTSKYAGYVLSVHISSTMGPGLPVSIQSISKAADNYKKMHMV; encoded by the exons ATGGCGGCACTGAAGCTTCTCCTCTCCCAAGCTCGCCGCCATTCCCTCCCCAAATGCGCTTTCTCTATGACCTCTCACAGATCCCTCTGTGCTTCTTCGGAATCAAACTCAAACCCTCCCCGAAGACCCTTCGAACCCATCCCCATCCAACCCGTCTCCTACCCCGTCAAGCCCAAACCCGCACCACCCGAACCTCAACCTTCACCCGAACCTCAATCACAATCCCTCCCCCCTTCCTCGCCGGACTCGCAACGCGCTTGGACGCGCGAGGACATCCGCTACGTGAAGGACGTGCCGTCGATCGCGCCGGTGGCGTACGCCTCGCGCGGCGGCGTGGCGCCTCTCCCCGATGACAGAGCTCCCGTGGAGGACGCGGCAGAGAGCGAGAGGAGGATGATCGAGGCGGAGAATGAAATGAGGTTGCGAATGGCCAAGGCCGTCGAAGAGGAAAGAATGAAGGTGCCGTTTCCGCTGCTGATTAAGCCCAAGAAGAACGAGAAGCCTCCTCCGCTTGATTTGAACGAAGCCATTCGCCAAGTTaag GCCAATGCCAAGGCAAAGTTTGATGAAACTGTTGAAGCACATATAAGATTGGGTGTTGATTCAAAGCGAACAGAAATG GCAGTTCGTGGTACTGTGATTCTGCCTCATGGTGCTCCAAAG GCTGTCAGTGTGGCTGTTTTTGCAGAAGGGGCTGAGGCAGAGGAAGCGAAAGCTGCAGGAGCTGATATAGTTGGTGGTAAAGAGCTTATTGAGGAGATTGCTA GCGGTAAAAATAAGCTCAAAGTTGACAAATGCTTCTCAACTCCTGGAATGGCACCTAATCTTGGAAAG ATAGCACAATATCTTAGAAAGCGAAGACTGATGCCAGATAAGAAA CTAGGTACTCTTACTAGTGATATTGCTGGGCAGTTGAAAGAGCTAAGACAAGGCCGTGTAGAGTTTAAAATGGAAAGTAAATCAATTTTGCATGTGGGACTTGGAAAG GTAAGCTACAAAGAAGAGGCTTTACGGGAGAATATTAGTGCATTTATGAATGCTGTATTGCTTGCAAAGCCTGCTGGCTTAAAAAAGA CTTCCAAATATGCTGGGTATGTGTTGTCTGTCCATATAAGCAGCACG